In Rhodobacter xanthinilyticus, a single window of DNA contains:
- a CDS encoding glutathione S-transferase N-terminal domain-containing protein: MGYQLAIGDRSYSSWSLRGWLLFARTGIPVTVLTGRLYSPDFNDLLSRFAPARLVPALRLPDGTIIGETLAIAETLAERHPEVGLWPADPSARAVARWLAAEMHSGFSALRSHCPMNLRVSYVDCAPPDEVLLDLARIKTLWSMARARFGAGGPWLFGQWCAADAFFAPVAARIAGYNLPIGAEFDSYIEAQLTEPNFRRWRAMGLAEGQDQPFYRRDWQARPWPGPAPLPARATEGPSVNTACPYSGKPVSDFLEFDGRVYGFCNPFCRDKTLADPAAWPQFMALVRDSVNHS, from the coding sequence ATGGGCTATCAACTGGCGATCGGGGATCGGAGCTATTCGAGCTGGTCGCTGCGGGGCTGGCTGTTGTTTGCGCGCACGGGGATCCCGGTCACGGTCCTGACCGGGCGGCTTTACTCCCCTGATTTCAATGACTTGCTGAGCCGGTTCGCGCCCGCGCGGCTGGTGCCGGCGCTGCGGCTGCCCGATGGCACGATCATCGGCGAGACGCTCGCGATCGCCGAGACGCTGGCCGAGCGGCACCCCGAGGTCGGGCTCTGGCCCGCGGACCCGAGCGCGCGGGCGGTGGCGCGCTGGCTTGCGGCGGAGATGCATTCGGGCTTTTCGGCGCTGCGCAGCCATTGCCCGATGAACCTGCGGGTGAGCTATGTCGATTGCGCACCCCCCGATGAGGTGCTGCTCGATCTCGCGCGGATCAAGACGCTGTGGTCGATGGCGCGGGCGCGGTTCGGCGCCGGCGGGCCGTGGCTCTTTGGCCAATGGTGCGCGGCGGATGCGTTCTTTGCGCCGGTCGCGGCGCGGATCGCGGGGTATAACCTGCCGATCGGCGCGGAATTCGACAGCTATATCGAGGCGCAACTGACCGAGCCGAATTTCCGCCGCTGGCGCGCGATGGGGCTGGCGGAGGGGCAAGATCAGCCCTTCTACCGCCGCGACTGGCAGGCCCGGCCCTGGCCCGGCCCCGCGCCGCTCCCCGCGCGCGCGACCGAGGGCCCCTCGGTCAACACCGCCTGCCCTTATTCCGGCAAACCGGTCAGCGACTTTCTCGAATTCGACGGGCGGGTCTACGGCTTTTGCAACCCGTTTTGCCGCGACAAGACGCTCGCCGACCCCGCCGCCTGGCCGCAATTCATGGCGCTCGTGCGCGACAGCGTTAACCATTCTTAA
- a CDS encoding RNA polymerase factor sigma-32, with the protein MALEGMTDESLPREAMRAEFLDAETEAELARAWRDRRDEAALHRLVMAYMRLAVSMAAKFRRYGAPMNDLIQEASLGLMKAADKFDPDRGVRFSTYAVWWIKASIQEFVMRNWSMVRTGSTSSQKSLFFNMKRVQAQVEREADAEGVALDGAQVRQRIAELIGVPLADVEMMEGRLAGSDFSLNTPQGGEEESREWVETLADDGETPEERVTGSHDGALMRGWLGEAMGRLSDRERYIVTERRLIEEPRTLESLGQELGLSKERVRQLEAQAFGKMRKSLETHGQEVASFFA; encoded by the coding sequence ATGGCACTCGAAGGAATGACCGATGAAAGCCTGCCGCGCGAGGCGATGCGTGCGGAATTTCTCGACGCCGAGACCGAGGCGGAACTGGCGCGCGCCTGGCGTGACCGGCGCGATGAGGCGGCGCTGCATCGCCTCGTGATGGCCTACATGCGGCTTGCGGTGTCGATGGCGGCCAAATTCCGCCGCTATGGCGCGCCGATGAACGACCTGATCCAGGAGGCCTCGCTCGGGCTGATGAAGGCGGCCGACAAGTTCGACCCCGACCGCGGCGTGCGCTTCTCGACCTATGCGGTCTGGTGGATCAAGGCCTCGATCCAGGAATTCGTCATGCGCAACTGGTCGATGGTGCGCACGGGCTCGACCTCTTCGCAGAAGTCATTGTTTTTCAACATGAAACGGGTTCAGGCGCAGGTCGAGCGCGAGGCCGATGCCGAGGGCGTGGCGCTCGATGGCGCGCAGGTGCGCCAGCGCATCGCCGAGCTGATCGGCGTGCCGCTCGCCGATGTCGAGATGATGGAGGGCCGGCTTGCGGGCTCGGATTTCTCGCTCAACACGCCCCAGGGCGGTGAGGAGGAGAGCCGCGAATGGGTCGAGACGCTGGCCGACGACGGCGAGACCCCCGAGGAGCGGGTCACCGGCAGCCATGACGGCGCGCTGATGCGCGGCTGGCTCGGCGAGGCGATGGGCCGGCTGAGCGATCGGGAGCGGTATATTGTCACGGAACGGCGCCTGATCGAGGAGCCGCGCACCCTTGAAAGCTTGGGCCAGGAGCTCGGTCTGTCGAAGGAACGCGTGCGTCAGCTCGAGGCGCAGGCCTTCGGCAAGATGCGCAAGAGCCTTGAAACCCATGGGCAGGAGGTTGCAAGCTTCTTCGCATGA